The window CGAGATGCGGCAGGCGCCGTTCTTCGGCTGGATCAAGGACCTCTCGGCGCCGGATCCGACCAATCTGTTCAACCTGTTCGGGTTGATCCCGTTCGATCCAACCACCATTCCCGTGTTCGGCCACTACCTCGCGCTCGGCATCTGGCCGATCATCATGGGCATCACGATGTGGTTCCAGATGAAGCTGAATCCGACGCCGCCGGATCCGACGCAGCAGATGATCTTCAACTGGATGCCGCTGATCTTCACCTTCATGCTGGCGGGCTTCCCGGCGGGCCTCGTGATCTACTGGGCCTGGAACAACACGCTCTCGGTGCTGCAGCAGAGCTTCATCATGCGCCGCAACGGCGTGAAGGTGGAGCTGTTCGACAATCTCAAGGCGACGTTCGCGAAGAAGGCGACGTAGCGGGTCGTCATTGCGAGGAGCGAAGCGAAGAAGCAATCCAGAGTCCGGATGCATTTCTGGATTGCGTCGCTTCGCTCGCAATGACGCGGACAGACAGAAAGCTTGCGCATGACCGACGACAAAGATGCGAAGCTGATCGAGGTCGGGCGAAAGCTGTTCACGCGGGACTGGCAGTTCATCTGGGCCTCGCCTTCGACTGAAACGCTGCCGCCGATGGCGGGGCTGGAGATCGCCTTTGCAGGCCGCTCCAATGTCGGCAAGTCCAGCCTGATCAACGCGTTGACCGGCCGCAACGCGCTCGCGCGCACCTCGCATACGCCGGGCCGCACCCAGGAGCTGATCTTCTTCGAGGTCCCCGGGAAAGGCGAGCTGCGCCTCGTCGACATGCCTGGCTACGGCTATGCCAAGGCGCCGAAGAGCCAGGTCGCGTCCTGGACCGAGCTGATCCACAAATTCCTGCTCGGACGCGCCAGCCTCGCGCGCGT of the Bradyrhizobium sp. WSM1417 genome contains:
- the yihA gene encoding ribosome biogenesis GTP-binding protein YihA/YsxC, which codes for MTDDKDAKLIEVGRKLFTRDWQFIWASPSTETLPPMAGLEIAFAGRSNVGKSSLINALTGRNALARTSHTPGRTQELIFFEVPGKGELRLVDMPGYGYAKAPKSQVASWTELIHKFLLGRASLARVYVLVDARHGLKDVDLEVLKTLDRSAVSYQLVLTKADQIKAAELQSRIVETEAALAKRPAAFPNVLATSSRSATGMAELRAAIAKLLEERTS